From a region of the Mycobacteroides saopaulense genome:
- a CDS encoding rhodanese-like domain-containing protein, translated as MGYAGDITPEAAWALLKDNPDAVLVDVRTSAEWKWVGVPDLTELGRDVVYVEWVRSNGERNSEFLAELEAAGVTPGDRPVVFLCRSGNRSIGSAELATEAGIAPSYNVLDGFEGNLDENGHRGGVGWRAIGLPWRQS; from the coding sequence GTGGGCTACGCAGGAGATATCACCCCCGAGGCGGCGTGGGCGCTGCTGAAGGACAACCCGGACGCCGTGCTGGTCGATGTGCGCACGTCGGCGGAGTGGAAGTGGGTCGGTGTTCCCGATCTCACCGAGCTCGGTCGCGACGTCGTGTACGTCGAGTGGGTGCGGTCCAACGGCGAACGCAATAGCGAGTTTCTCGCCGAGCTCGAGGCCGCGGGCGTGACCCCCGGTGATCGGCCGGTGGTGTTCCTGTGCCGGTCCGGAAACCGGTCGATCGGCTCGGCGGAGCTGGCCACCGAGGCAGGAATCGCCCCGTCCTACAACGTGCTTGACGGGTTCGAGGGCAATCTCGACGAGAACGGGCACCGCGGCGGCGTCGGCTGGCGCGCCATCGG
- a CDS encoding Rv0361 family membrane protein — translation MTPEDQADSEDRGSIGPFIAGAVIFGIVVIGIAVSAIFRSGDGLTEEGRVGKAVVAQNDALQRRAYADYVAYSCRAIVAPERNVIAAQDKSETSHGNRYVDDVKDVKISGDTATAAVTYHYMKSEDNKLTANVSFVKEDGSWRVCSQYQ, via the coding sequence GTGACGCCCGAGGACCAGGCAGATTCCGAAGATCGCGGGAGCATCGGCCCGTTCATCGCCGGAGCGGTGATCTTTGGAATCGTGGTGATCGGTATCGCGGTGTCGGCGATCTTCCGGTCGGGTGACGGCCTCACCGAAGAGGGACGAGTCGGCAAGGCCGTCGTCGCGCAGAACGACGCGCTGCAGCGACGCGCGTATGCCGACTACGTGGCCTACAGTTGCCGCGCCATCGTCGCACCGGAGCGCAATGTGATTGCCGCTCAGGACAAATCCGAGACATCGCACGGGAATCGCTACGTCGACGACGTCAAGGACGTCAAGATCAGTGGCGACACCGCGACCGCTGCGGTGACCTATCACTACATGAAATCAGAGGACAACAAGCTCACCGCGAACGTCTCCTTCGTCAAGGAAGACGGCTCGTGGAGGGTCTGCTCGCAGTACCAATAG